A part of Aegilops tauschii subsp. strangulata cultivar AL8/78 chromosome 2, Aet v6.0, whole genome shotgun sequence genomic DNA contains:
- the LOC109732727 gene encoding probable inositol transporter 2, translating into MEGGAHGFDGSAFRECFSLSWRNPYVLRLAFSAGIGGLLFGYDTGVISGALLYIRDDFRSVDKNTWLQEMIVSMAVAGAIIGAAVGGWTNDRFGRRTSILVADLLFFAGAVVMASATGPVQLVVGRVFVGLGVGMASMTAPLYISEASPARIRGALVSTNGFLITGGQFLSYLINLAFTKAPGTWRWMLGVAGLPAVFQFVLMLFLPESPRWLYRKGRVEEAEAILRKIYMAEEEVTREMQELKESVEAEARERGSSEKVSLTALVKTPTVRRALVAGVGLQVFQQLVGINTVMYYSPSIVQLAGFASNQTALALSLVTSGLNALGSIVSIYFIDRTGRRKLLVISLVGVIASLALLSAVFHQTTTHSPAVGSADTRHFDGSLTCPDYRTSSSGWDCTRCLKASSTECGFCASGAGSKLLPGACLLSNATVRDACHGEGRLWYTRGCPSRYGWLAMVGLALYIAFFSPGMGTVPWIVNSEIYPLRHRGVCGGVAATANWVSNLVVAQSFLTLTGAIGPAWTFLIFGCLSVAALAFVLVCVPETKGLPIEEVEKMLEKREVRLKFWAPRGRGSKNDGV; encoded by the exons ATGGAGGGCGGCGCTCACGGGTTCGACGGCTCGGCCTTCAGGGAGTGCTTCTCCCTCTCCTGGCGGAACCCCtacgtcctccgcctcgccttcTCCGCCGGCATCGGCGGCCTCCTCTTCGGCTACGACACCGGTGTCATTTCAGGGGCACTGCTTTACATCCGCGACGATTTCCGCTCCGTCGACAAGAACACATGGCTTCAG GAAATGATCGTGAGCATGGCGGTGGCCGGCGCCATCATCGGCGCGGCGGTCGGCGGCTGGACCAACGACAGGTTCGGGCGGCGGACGTCCATCCTCGTGGCCGACCTGCTCTTTTTCGCGGGCGCGGTGGTCATGGCTTCGGCGACGGGCCCCGTGCAGCTCGTGGTCGGCCGCGTCTTCGTCGGCCTAGGCGTCGGCATGGCATCCATGACGGCGCCGCTTTACATCTCCGAGGCGTCGCCGGCGAGGATCAGGGGCGCGCTCGTCAGTACCAACGGCTTCCTCATCACCGGCGGCCAGTTCTTGTCCTACCTTATCAACCTCGCGTTCACCAAGGCGCCGGGGACGTGGAGGTGGATGCTCGGAGTCGCCGGCCTCCCTGCCGTGTTCCAGTTcgtcctcatgctcttcctcccCGAATCGCCAAGATGGCTTTACAGAAAG GGGAGGGTGGAGGAAGCAGAGGCGATCCTGCGTAAGATATACATGGCCGAGGAAGAGGTGACGAGGGAGATGCAGGAGTTGAAGGAgtcggtggaggcggaggcgcgggaGCGGGGCTCGTCGGAGAAGGTAAGCCTGACGGCGCTGGTGAAGACGCCAACTGTGCGGCGGGCGCTGGTGGCCGGCGTCGGGCTGCAGGTGTTCCAGCAGCTCGTGGGTATCAACACCGTGATGTACTACAGCCCGAGCATCGTGCAGCTCGCCGGGTTCGCCTCCAACCAAACGGCGCTCGCGCTCTCGCTGGTCACCTCCGGCCTCAACGCGCTCGGCTCCATCGTTAGCATCTACTTCATCGACCGCACCGGCCGGAGGAAGCTGCTGGTGATCAGCCTCGTCGGCGTCATCGCGTCGCTTGCCCTGCTCTCCGCGGTGTTCCACCAGACCACCACACACTCGCCCGCCGTCGGCAGCGCCGATACCAGACACTTCGATGGTTCCCTCACATGCCCGGACTACCGGACGAGCAGCTCCGGCTGGGACTGCACCCGGTGCCTCAAGGCCAGCTCGACGGAGTGCGGCTTCTGCGCGTCCGGCGCCGGCAGCAAGCTGCTCCCGGGCGCGTGCCTGCTGTCGAACGCGACGGTGCGCGACGCGTGCCACGGCGAGGGGCGACTGTGGTACACGCGCGGCTGCCCGAGCCGATACGGTTGGTTGGCGATGGTGGGGCTGGCTCTGTACATCGCCTTCTTCTCGCCGGGGATGGGCACGGTGCCCTGGATCGTCAACTCAGAGATCTACCCGCTGCGGCACCGCGGTGTGTGCGGTGGCGTGGCGGCGACCGCGAACTGGGTGTCCAACCTCGTAGTGGCGCAGTCGTTCCTGACGCTGACGGGGGCCATCGGCCCCGCGTGGACGTTCCTCATCTTCGGTTGCCTGTCCGTGGCAGCGCTCGCCTTCGTGCTCGTCTGCGTGCCGGAGACCAAGGGACTCCCCAtcgaggaggtggagaagatgCTGGAGAAGCGGGAGGTCAGGCTCAAGTTCTGGGCACCGCGTGGCCGCGGCAGCAAGAACGACGGGGTGTGA